One segment of Campylobacter concisus DNA contains the following:
- a CDS encoding metal ABC transporter ATP-binding protein codes for MKEIIKIKNLNFSYDKQVVLEGINLDYSSDEFLAIIGPNGGGKSTLLKLILGLLKPQSGEIKLFGKEPSEVSKFIGYVPQNFLSNQSFPMMVLEVVLMGLIDKKIFGFYSRGEKQMALAALEKVGMKEFASARIGELSGGQRQRVYIARALCANAKVLVLDEPTASIDTKGQAEIYEILKNINASGVGVVLVSHDLNIVLNYATKIAYVSKNLHIHKTHEDTAKREFIEHLAKSHSHFCDVEIALGECECKIKSNVFKLKR; via the coding sequence TTTAGAAGGTATCAATTTAGATTATAGTAGCGATGAGTTTTTAGCTATTATCGGTCCAAATGGTGGTGGCAAAAGCACGCTTTTAAAGCTTATCTTAGGACTACTTAAGCCTCAAAGTGGCGAGATAAAGCTCTTTGGAAAAGAGCCAAGCGAAGTCAGTAAATTTATAGGTTATGTGCCTCAAAATTTTCTCTCAAATCAAAGCTTTCCAATGATGGTTTTAGAAGTAGTTTTAATGGGGCTAATAGACAAAAAAATTTTTGGTTTTTACTCGCGAGGTGAGAAACAAATGGCTCTTGCTGCCCTTGAGAAAGTTGGCATGAAAGAATTTGCAAGCGCTAGAATTGGCGAGCTAAGCGGTGGCCAAAGACAACGTGTGTATATCGCAAGAGCGCTTTGTGCAAATGCAAAAGTTCTCGTTTTAGACGAGCCAACAGCCAGTATCGATACAAAGGGTCAGGCTGAAATTTATGAAATTTTAAAAAATATAAATGCAAGTGGTGTTGGCGTAGTTTTGGTAAGTCACGATCTAAATATCGTGCTAAATTATGCTACAAAAATTGCCTATGTGAGTAAAAATTTACATATTCATAAAACTCATGAAGATACTGCAAAAAGAGAATTTATAGAGCATTTAGCAAAATCTCATAGCCATTTTTGCGATGTCGAGATCGCACTTGGCGAATGTGAGTGCAAAATCAAAAGTAATGTTTTTAAGCTAAAGAGATAA
- a CDS encoding metal ABC transporter permease: MSEILELNFMQNAFIASILVSIICGLIGSLVVINKMTFIAGGIAHGAYGGIGLAFFFSLEPLLGASIFSLFLALIIATITLKDKTNIDSVIGAIWAFGMAIGIIFIDLTPGYNADLMSYLFGSILAVSGQDITFMSILDILFLALIALFYRQFVAISFDAEFAKLRGVNTTFFHYLLVCMMALCVVATIRVVGLILVIALLTIPPYLAQIFAKRLGLMMLISTIFSVVFCFSGLFISFYFNLTGGASIILVASLCFFAFCFKFKSLRQ, encoded by the coding sequence ATGAGTGAAATTTTAGAGTTAAATTTTATGCAAAATGCCTTTATTGCTAGCATTTTAGTTAGTATTATTTGTGGGCTCATAGGCTCGCTCGTTGTTATAAATAAAATGACTTTTATCGCTGGCGGCATCGCGCACGGAGCATATGGCGGCATAGGACTTGCCTTTTTCTTCTCGCTTGAACCACTTCTTGGTGCTAGCATATTCTCACTCTTTTTAGCCCTTATAATCGCTACTATCACGTTAAAAGATAAAACCAACATCGACTCAGTTATCGGTGCTATTTGGGCATTTGGCATGGCTATTGGTATCATTTTTATCGATTTAACTCCGGGATACAATGCCGATCTTATGAGCTATCTTTTTGGCTCTATCTTAGCAGTAAGCGGGCAAGATATAACATTTATGAGTATTTTAGACATCTTATTTTTAGCACTCATTGCCCTTTTTTATCGTCAATTTGTAGCTATTAGCTTTGATGCAGAGTTTGCAAAGCTGCGCGGCGTAAATACAACATTTTTTCACTATTTATTAGTGTGCATGATGGCACTTTGTGTAGTAGCTACGATTCGTGTTGTGGGGCTGATTTTAGTCATCGCTCTTCTTACTATACCGCCATATTTAGCACAAATTTTTGCCAAAAGACTGGGGCTGATGATGCTAATCTCCACTATCTTTTCAGTCGTTTTTTGCTTTAGCGGTCTATTTATTAGCTTTTATTTTAACCTAACAGGCGGAGCTAGCATAATCTTAGTTGCTTCACTTTGCTTTTTTGCTTTTTGTTTTAAATTTAAAAGCTTACGCCAGTAG
- a CDS encoding MATE family efflux transporter, which yields MDLLKDPLNKLIISLSLPAGTAIMFNTLYNVTGTFFAAKISTLAVAGMAMSFLLYLSIVGIGLGFGSALTALIGNSLGAGKIKMAKFYAANGIIFVLAFAIFMGFCGYFLAPNLLTFLGADHNYLKEALDYAGVIFLAAPFFLIIKSLNGVLVALGDTKSYRDWLFYGLFINAFFCYFFAFILDLGVKGLALATASVQLLGMIYLFAKVKKAKMIEPRNLSYFVPNFGIWAKIAKQALPACLNYLSMSLGSLVLLKFISYYGVNAVAGYGIALRIEQILVLPTIGMAAAVLSIVSRNYGAKNFKRAKQCYKISLLFLLIYCVFACVFIRFFGEDMIRIFDDTPAILEIAGLYLGINSLAYVAYGAINVSGSTLQAVKRPVAIFLLNGFRQFVLQGSLFYVVVFYFGLEIKFIWLALFFSVYLTAICFVFWTLYQLRRATGVSF from the coding sequence ATGGATTTACTAAAAGACCCGTTAAATAAGCTCATCATTTCGCTTTCGCTTCCAGCCGGCACCGCAATAATGTTTAATACTCTTTATAACGTTACTGGCACTTTTTTTGCAGCAAAAATTTCTACCCTTGCCGTAGCTGGTATGGCTATGAGCTTTTTGCTTTATCTAAGTATTGTAGGCATTGGGCTTGGTTTTGGCTCAGCACTAACTGCGCTAATAGGCAATAGCCTTGGAGCAGGAAAGATAAAAATGGCTAAATTCTATGCGGCAAATGGAATTATCTTTGTGCTAGCATTTGCTATTTTTATGGGATTTTGTGGCTATTTTTTAGCACCAAACTTGCTCACTTTTTTAGGGGCTGATCATAACTATTTAAAAGAGGCACTTGATTACGCAGGTGTTATCTTTCTTGCTGCACCATTTTTCTTGATTATCAAATCTCTAAACGGAGTGCTTGTGGCACTTGGAGATACAAAAAGTTACCGCGATTGGCTATTTTATGGCCTTTTTATCAATGCATTTTTTTGCTACTTTTTTGCATTCATTTTGGATCTTGGCGTAAAAGGACTTGCTCTAGCAACAGCTAGTGTTCAGCTTTTGGGCATGATCTACCTTTTTGCAAAAGTTAAAAAAGCTAAGATGATCGAGCCAAGAAATTTAAGCTATTTTGTGCCAAATTTTGGTATTTGGGCAAAGATTGCAAAGCAAGCTCTACCAGCTTGTTTGAACTATCTATCGATGTCGCTTGGCTCACTTGTACTTTTAAAATTTATAAGCTACTATGGCGTAAATGCCGTAGCAGGATATGGTATAGCTTTAAGGATAGAGCAAATTTTGGTATTGCCTACCATTGGTATGGCCGCAGCAGTTTTAAGTATCGTTTCAAGAAACTATGGCGCTAAAAATTTTAAAAGAGCTAAGCAATGCTATAAAATTTCGCTTCTTTTTTTGCTTATCTATTGTGTATTTGCTTGCGTTTTTATTAGATTTTTTGGTGAAGATATGATAAGAATTTTTGATGATACGCCGGCGATTTTGGAGATAGCAGGGCTTTATCTTGGTATAAATTCTCTTGCTTACGTAGCTTATGGCGCGATAAATGTCTCAGGCAGCACTCTTCAGGCCGTAAAACGCCCAGTGGCCATCTTTTTGCTAAATGGATTTAGGCAATTTGTGCTTCAAGGATCACTTTTTTACGTGGTAGTCTTCTATTTTGGTCTTGAGATAAAATTTATATGGCTGGCTCTATTTTTTAGCGTCTATCTCACAGCTATTTGCTTCGTTTTTTGGACACTTTATCAGTTAAGAAGGGCTACTGGCGTAAGCTTTTAA
- a CDS encoding type II secretion system protein yields the protein MIQFARFRKYLYFREEKVMKKGFTMIELIFVIVILGILAAVAIPKLAATRDDAEISKTASNIQTLISDLGSYYTSQGEFASGADAVKKMSNVKNPVNAKNDKCLEVGTGNNTNGEIGITIKTDGLCKQVWELPGLADVKALIESSDNKTANTLKFGGMGIKYK from the coding sequence ATGATACAATTCGCTCGATTTAGAAAATATTTATATTTCAGGGAGGAGAAAGTCATGAAAAAAGGCTTTACGATGATTGAGTTGATCTTCGTGATCGTTATATTGGGTATATTAGCTGCGGTTGCTATACCAAAACTAGCTGCAACAAGGGATGATGCAGAGATATCAAAAACTGCTTCAAATATACAAACACTTATTTCGGACTTGGGTTCTTACTATACTTCTCAAGGCGAATTTGCTTCTGGTGCAGATGCTGTTAAGAAGATGTCGAATGTTAAAAATCCAGTAAATGCAAAAAATGATAAATGCCTAGAAGTAGGTACTGGAAATAATACTAATGGAGAGATAGGCATCACCATAAAAACAGATGGCCTTTGCAAACAAGTTTGGGAATTACCTGGCTTGGCAGATGTTAAAGCTCTAATCGAAAGTAGCGATAATAAGACAGCTAATACGCTTAAATTTGGCGGCATGGGCATAAAATATAAATAA
- a CDS encoding cytochrome-c peroxidase: MKGVILCLFIITISFCKYESYKPLTVVKYNEEKALLGKKLFFDKRLSPNENYSCQTCHNLYWNLSGSNQDSMEKGTLNPPTILNAAANYLFYSDAKISNLKDQVKESITSRIELNSDNDKIVDSVNNISEYKILFKKIYNDGINFDNIADAIAEFEKAVLSVDSPFDRFISGDNNAIDDSAKKGFEIFNNIGCAACHNGRNLGGNLTQDIGRERISALDANKRLRRVPSLRNITKTAPYLSHGEINDLKEAISFIGNYQLGYELSKYEIDALYSFFLTLNGKKPRILNEY, encoded by the coding sequence ATGAAGGGCGTTATACTTTGTCTATTTATCATCACGATTTCATTTTGCAAATATGAATCCTACAAACCTCTTACGGTAGTAAAATATAATGAAGAAAAGGCTCTGCTTGGCAAAAAACTCTTTTTTGACAAAAGACTAAGCCCAAATGAAAACTACTCTTGCCAAACTTGTCACAACTTGTACTGGAATTTAAGCGGAAGCAACCAAGATAGCATGGAAAAAGGCACTTTAAATCCTCCAACCATATTAAATGCTGCAGCAAACTATCTGTTTTATAGCGATGCAAAGATTAGCAATTTAAAAGATCAAGTAAAAGAGTCCATAACTTCTAGAATAGAACTAAACTCGGATAACGACAAGATAGTGGATTCTGTAAATAACATCTCTGAGTACAAAATTTTATTTAAAAAAATTTATAATGACGGTATTAATTTTGATAATATTGCAGATGCAATAGCTGAGTTCGAAAAGGCTGTCTTGAGTGTTGATTCGCCATTTGATCGTTTTATATCAGGTGATAACAATGCCATAGATGATAGCGCAAAGAAAGGATTTGAGATATTCAATAATATAGGCTGTGCCGCTTGTCACAATGGTAGAAATTTAGGAGGAAATTTGACACAAGATATTGGACGAGAAAGAATTTCTGCCCTAGATGCAAACAAAAGATTAAGAAGAGTGCCATCACTAAGAAATATTACAAAAACTGCCCCATATTTATCTCATGGAGAGATAAATGATCTAAAAGAGGCTATAAGCTTTATTGGTAACTATCAGCTAGGATATGAGCTTAGCAAATATGAAATTGATGCTTTATACTCATTTTTTCTGACACTAAATGGTAAAAAGCCTAGGATACTAAATGAGTACTAA
- a CDS encoding bifunctional diguanylate cyclase/phosphodiesterase has product MSTKRTRTVLSFLVAIFFISAFFIYKANIAIGAAHKFDDGILNLKFIDNEITFSLNNIYDVSNYDKLNADINSFDTNLSNLSMLSDEMILFHQNEITKDLQNIRDVFIKKVFFTQRSAYVNSSIDSYIQISQYEIQNIALPNKLEPIFYAIKGALMLSPEVIDDISKQIKMYKNEYKDNQKAQNVLDKILYATQATKTLRTISNSVKELHLDNLIENFRNKILEFHSDEVNNAKIAQIICLLTFIIFCAFGLYQIKMASERLRQIKLLRSTVENDHSSVVYCDKYNRISYVNKTFEEKTGYKLKEVIGKNPRMLKSYMHPQSFYESIKEAVQKSLPWESDELISRTKSGDFLYEKVKFSPFFFKNKFEGYIAVKLDRTKETLILNELTQKNEQIKIQSSIDKLTGFGNYFALTEILDAQKDGVLICLSIKNFKILRFFYQTKIIDATLKAVADTLKLCIDTSEIKAKLFRFQDDAFYMWYEGDNIVRDIEYIREYFGSNRINVAIDEKFENLPGIKIVFGVSLPNDTPQTNRLMQSVLANQLAIENGSNIYYYLENDAIEMKYHKNQLAVQLIEDALENDRVIVEAQGIFNLEENETEAKYYEVLVRIIDQNGKIHYPGEFLDIAMKTQLYPQITKKVISLAFDLAKRYPDYMFSINLSITDIADASMRELIESKLNECKDPNKICFEMLESEELSDYVAVNSFIKRVKGYGCKISIDDFGSGYSNYYRILELDIDTIKIDGSIIKKLPFDENARVLVETIVSFAKKQGYKIVAEFASSEEILNQIKNFGIPYAQGFLLGKPRRME; this is encoded by the coding sequence ATGAGTACTAAACGAACAAGAACCGTACTTAGCTTCTTAGTAGCTATATTTTTCATTAGTGCATTTTTTATATATAAAGCAAATATAGCTATTGGTGCAGCTCATAAATTTGATGATGGAATTTTAAATCTAAAATTTATAGACAATGAGATAACTTTTTCTTTAAATAATATTTATGATGTCTCGAACTACGACAAACTCAACGCTGATATAAATTCTTTTGATACAAATTTGAGCAACCTTTCAATGCTTAGCGATGAAATGATATTGTTTCATCAAAATGAAATAACAAAAGATCTACAAAATATAAGAGATGTATTTATTAAAAAAGTATTTTTTACACAAAGATCAGCTTATGTAAACTCATCTATAGATTCTTATATCCAAATAAGTCAATATGAGATACAAAATATCGCGCTTCCAAATAAGCTTGAGCCTATATTTTATGCGATAAAAGGTGCTTTGATGCTTAGTCCTGAAGTAATAGATGATATTTCAAAGCAAATAAAAATGTATAAAAACGAGTATAAAGATAACCAAAAAGCTCAAAATGTATTAGACAAGATACTTTATGCAACTCAAGCTACAAAAACTTTACGTACAATCTCAAATAGTGTAAAAGAGCTACATCTTGATAATCTGATAGAAAATTTTAGAAACAAAATCCTAGAATTTCACTCTGATGAGGTGAATAACGCAAAAATAGCTCAGATAATTTGTCTACTTACATTTATAATATTTTGTGCATTTGGCCTCTATCAAATCAAAATGGCCTCAGAGCGTTTAAGGCAAATAAAACTCTTAAGATCCACGGTTGAAAACGATCATAGCTCTGTTGTCTATTGCGATAAATACAATAGAATTTCATACGTAAATAAAACCTTTGAAGAAAAAACTGGCTACAAGCTAAAAGAAGTAATAGGCAAAAACCCTAGAATGCTAAAATCATATATGCACCCGCAAAGCTTTTATGAGTCCATAAAAGAGGCTGTGCAAAAATCTCTACCTTGGGAGAGCGATGAGCTTATAAGTAGAACAAAAAGCGGTGATTTTTTATATGAAAAGGTAAAATTTTCGCCATTTTTCTTTAAAAATAAATTTGAGGGCTATATAGCGGTAAAACTTGATAGGACTAAAGAGACGCTGATACTAAACGAGCTGACTCAAAAAAATGAACAAATAAAAATACAATCTTCGATCGATAAGCTAACAGGATTTGGTAACTACTTTGCTTTAACTGAAATTTTAGACGCACAAAAAGATGGAGTGCTAATTTGCTTAAGCATTAAAAATTTTAAAATTTTAAGATTCTTTTATCAAACTAAGATTATCGATGCAACGCTAAAAGCAGTAGCTGATACACTAAAGCTTTGTATAGATACTTCTGAGATAAAAGCAAAGCTATTTAGATTTCAAGATGACGCATTTTATATGTGGTATGAAGGCGATAATATCGTAAGAGATATTGAATATATTAGAGAATATTTTGGCTCAAATAGGATAAATGTCGCTATTGATGAAAAATTTGAAAATTTACCAGGCATAAAGATAGTATTTGGTGTTTCATTGCCAAACGATACCCCACAAACTAACCGCCTAATGCAATCAGTCCTTGCAAATCAGCTCGCAATAGAAAATGGTAGCAATATTTACTACTATCTAGAAAATGACGCCATTGAGATGAAATATCACAAAAACCAGCTAGCAGTTCAACTAATCGAAGATGCGTTAGAAAACGATAGAGTCATCGTAGAAGCACAAGGCATCTTTAACTTAGAAGAAAATGAGACCGAAGCAAAATATTATGAAGTTTTGGTTCGTATAATCGATCAAAATGGTAAGATACACTATCCGGGCGAATTTTTAGATATTGCTATGAAAACGCAACTATATCCGCAAATAACCAAAAAGGTGATAAGTCTTGCGTTTGATCTAGCTAAAAGATATCCAGATTATATGTTTTCTATAAATTTATCAATTACCGATATTGCTGATGCTAGTATGAGAGAGCTTATAGAGAGCAAGCTAAACGAGTGCAAAGATCCTAATAAAATTTGCTTTGAAATGCTAGAGAGCGAAGAGCTTAGCGACTATGTTGCGGTAAATTCTTTTATAAAACGCGTCAAGGGCTATGGATGTAAAATTTCCATTGATGACTTTGGCTCAGGGTACTCAAACTATTACCGAATTTTGGAGCTTGATATAGACACCATAAAGATAGATGGCTCGATAATCAAAAAGCTTCCATTTGATGAAAATGCTAGAGTTCTAGTAGAAACCATCGTAAGCTTTGCAAAAAAGCAAGGCTACAAAATAGTAGCCGAGTTCGCAAGCTCAGAAGAAATTTTAAACCAAATCAAAAATTTTGGAATACCTTACGCACAAGGTTTCTTACTAGGCAAGCCTCGCAGAATGGAATAG
- a CDS encoding exodeoxyribonuclease III — protein MKLISWNVNGLRALVTKDGFGWLDEIKPDFLALQEIKVKESDVPKEIYNLGFKDISVNSGERAGYSGVMSLANFDISTQKAAFFDDTEGRVLEHRFGNIVLFNIYFPNGQKDDERLAYKMDFYEKFLAYCKELVKSGKEVIFCGDVNTAHREIDLKNPKANAKTSGFLPIERAWIDEVLKSGFIDTFRAINGDITDAYSWWSYRFNARAKNVGWRIDYFFISQGLKDRLKDAFILPEITGSDHCPVGIDIEI, from the coding sequence TTGAAACTTATTAGCTGGAATGTAAATGGACTTAGAGCACTTGTAACAAAAGATGGCTTTGGTTGGCTTGATGAGATAAAGCCTGATTTCTTGGCACTTCAAGAGATCAAGGTCAAAGAAAGTGACGTACCAAAGGAAATTTATAACCTTGGCTTTAAAGATATCAGTGTAAATTCAGGCGAGAGAGCCGGATACTCTGGCGTGATGAGCCTAGCAAATTTTGACATTTCTACACAAAAGGCAGCTTTTTTCGACGACACGGAGGGGCGTGTTTTGGAACATAGATTTGGCAATATCGTGCTTTTTAATATCTATTTTCCAAACGGCCAAAAGGATGACGAGCGCCTAGCCTATAAAATGGATTTTTATGAGAAATTTCTAGCTTACTGCAAAGAGCTTGTAAAAAGCGGCAAAGAGGTGATATTTTGTGGTGATGTAAATACCGCTCACCGCGAGATCGACCTTAAAAATCCAAAAGCAAATGCCAAAACTTCCGGCTTTTTGCCTATTGAGCGAGCGTGGATAGATGAGGTGCTAAAAAGTGGCTTTATAGATACTTTTAGAGCCATAAATGGCGATATTACGGACGCTTACTCGTGGTGGAGCTACCGCTTTAACGCAAGGGCGAAAAATGTCGGCTGGAGAATTGATTATTTCTTTATTTCACAAGGATTAAAAGATAGGCTAAAAGACGCATTTATCTTGCCAGAGATCACAGGTAGCGACCACTGCCCAGTTGGGATAGATATAGAAATTTAG
- a CDS encoding diacylglycerol kinase translates to MRNQPEYKFFKNFGYAREGLAEIFKNEKSFRIEICIFLLVALSLFFWNFDLVFNLFLIFSMAFVLVCEYLNSSLERVTDLASPDYHALAKAAKDAGSAAVMIANFLCGALWCVAIGYKIWS, encoded by the coding sequence ATGAGAAACCAGCCAGAGTATAAATTTTTTAAAAATTTTGGCTACGCAAGAGAGGGTTTGGCTGAAATTTTCAAAAACGAAAAGAGCTTTAGGATAGAAATTTGCATATTTTTATTAGTAGCACTATCGTTATTTTTTTGGAATTTTGACCTTGTTTTTAATCTATTTTTGATCTTTAGCATGGCATTTGTGCTAGTTTGCGAGTACCTAAACTCGAGCCTAGAGCGAGTAACCGATCTTGCAAGCCCAGACTATCACGCCCTAGCAAAGGCGGCAAAAGATGCAGGAAGTGCAGCTGTGATGATAGCAAATTTCTTATGTGGCGCGCTTTGGTGCGTGGCAATAGGATATAAAATTTGGAGCTAG
- a CDS encoding replication/maintenance protein RepL, protein MNEEIYKAIIGEKKVEIINLLVKSCDENGFIVVKISEICEKLDVSKPTVINTFKLLEEKKIFERVKNGVYRFKNL, encoded by the coding sequence ATGAATGAAGAAATTTATAAGGCAATCATTGGCGAGAAAAAGGTAGAAATCATAAATTTGCTAGTTAAAAGCTGTGATGAAAATGGCTTTATTGTAGTAAAAATTTCAGAAATTTGCGAAAAGCTAGATGTGAGCAAACCAACCGTAATAAATACCTTTAAGCTGCTTGAAGAGAAGAAAATTTTCGAGCGAGTGAAAAATGGAGTTTATAGATTTAAAAATTTATAG
- a CDS encoding FAD-binding protein, with product MPKVHHTIGGLSINTKVHVISSQTAMPIPNLYVAGKITGGVYGASRLGSDN from the coding sequence ATGCCAAAAGTTCACCACACAATAGGTGGTCTAAGTATCAATACAAAAGTCCATGTCATAAGCTCTCAAACAGCTATGCCTATACCAAATCTATATGTAGCTGGCAAGATCACTGGTGGCGTTTACGGAGCTAGTCGTCTAGGGTCTGATAACTGA
- a CDS encoding TOBE domain-containing protein produces the protein MSISARNQLNVEITEVRTGAVNSLISAKLTGGEVLKATVTVDSEKGLDLKVGKKAIFLFKASSVIVSKDDSIKLSATNQIKGVVSEIKDGAVNAEVIIDVNGSKISAIITRESVNSLALKAGDKVTAIIKATQIIVGVK, from the coding sequence ATGTCAATAAGTGCAAGAAATCAACTAAATGTTGAGATCACAGAGGTAAGAACAGGTGCGGTAAATTCGCTAATATCTGCTAAGCTTACAGGCGGTGAGGTGCTAAAAGCAACTGTTACGGTTGATAGTGAAAAAGGTCTTGATCTTAAAGTTGGCAAAAAAGCTATCTTTTTATTCAAAGCTTCAAGTGTTATCGTTTCAAAAGATGATAGCATCAAGCTTAGTGCTACAAACCAAATCAAAGGTGTTGTTAGCGAGATAAAAGACGGAGCTGTAAATGCTGAAGTTATTATCGATGTAAATGGCAGTAAAATTTCAGCTATCATCACAAGAGAGTCAGTTAACAGCCTAGCTTTAAAAGCAGGAGATAAAGTAACTGCAATCATCAAAGCAACTCAAATCATAGTTGGTGTTAAATAA
- the prfA gene encoding peptide chain release factor 1 — MFADKLHPFLDRYNEISVLLSDPNIANDIEKMTKLSKEQSSIEPVASAATKYLQILNDIDENKALLDDSELGELAKEELKNLEISREKLEEEIKILLLPKDPNDDKNIFLEIRAGTGGDEAALFVGDLFNAYIRYAELRGYKFEIVSQSEGNTGGFKEVIVLIKGKGAYSRLKFEGGTHRVQRVPETESQGRVHTSAVTVAIMPEVEDSEIEINPNDIRVDVMRSSGHGGQSVNTTDSAVRITHIPTGLVVTNQDGKSQHKNKEAAMKVLKARLYELQEQERLAKETSERKSQVGTGDRSGRIRTYNYPQNRISDHRINLTLYRLDAIMAAGLFDEIIEPLITHYQAEAMLEAGI; from the coding sequence ATGTTTGCTGATAAACTTCATCCATTTTTGGATCGCTATAATGAAATTTCTGTGCTTCTTAGCGATCCAAATATAGCAAACGATATCGAAAAGATGACAAAGCTCTCAAAAGAGCAATCATCTATCGAGCCAGTTGCATCTGCTGCAACAAAATATCTACAAATTTTAAATGACATTGATGAGAACAAAGCTTTACTAGATGACTCTGAGCTTGGAGAGTTAGCAAAAGAGGAACTTAAAAATTTAGAGATTTCAAGAGAGAAGCTTGAAGAAGAGATTAAAATTTTACTTCTTCCAAAAGACCCAAACGATGATAAAAATATATTTTTAGAAATTCGTGCAGGTACTGGTGGCGATGAGGCCGCGCTATTTGTTGGAGATCTTTTTAACGCTTACATCAGATATGCAGAGCTTCGTGGATATAAATTTGAGATCGTTAGCCAAAGCGAGGGCAACACTGGCGGCTTTAAAGAGGTCATCGTGCTTATAAAGGGCAAAGGCGCTTACTCAAGACTAAAATTTGAAGGCGGCACACACAGAGTCCAGCGTGTGCCAGAGACCGAGAGCCAGGGCAGGGTGCATACTTCAGCTGTGACTGTGGCTATTATGCCAGAGGTTGAGGATAGTGAGATCGAGATCAATCCAAATGATATAAGAGTTGATGTTATGAGAAGCTCAGGTCATGGCGGTCAGTCGGTAAATACAACCGATAGTGCTGTTAGGATTACGCATATACCAACAGGACTTGTTGTAACAAACCAAGATGGCAAGAGCCAACATAAAAACAAAGAAGCTGCGATGAAGGTGCTAAAGGCTAGACTTTATGAGCTTCAAGAGCAAGAGAGACTTGCAAAAGAGACTAGTGAGCGAAAGAGCCAAGTTGGCACCGGAGATCGTTCTGGCAGGATAAGGACATACAATTATCCGCAAAACCGCATAAGCGATCACCGCATAAATTTAACACTTTACCGCCTTGATGCGATTATGGCTGCGGGATTATTTGATGAGATCATTGAGCCACTTATTACGCATTATCAAGCAGAAGCTATGCTAGAAGCTGGTATTTAA
- the rpsT gene encoding 30S ribosomal protein S20, producing the protein MANHKSAEKRARQTIKRTEKNRFYRTRLKNITKAVRVAVEAKDLNAANEALKVANKSIHSFVSRGFLKKQTAARRVSRLAQLVNTLKAA; encoded by the coding sequence ATGGCAAACCATAAATCTGCTGAAAAAAGAGCTAGACAAACTATAAAAAGAACAGAAAAAAATAGATTTTACCGCACAAGACTTAAAAATATCACAAAAGCAGTGCGTGTAGCTGTAGAAGCTAAAGATCTAAATGCTGCAAATGAAGCTTTAAAAGTTGCTAACAAAAGCATCCATAGCTTCGTAAGTAGAGGCTTTTTGAAGAAGCAAACTGCTGCTCGCCGCGTTAGTCGCCTTGCACAATTGGTAAATACTCTAAAAGCTGCTTAA